A window from Vulcanimicrobium alpinum encodes these proteins:
- a CDS encoding autotransporter outer membrane beta-barrel domain-containing protein, which translates to MNFDGVLGTFGNGADGIFAQSAGGLGKGGNVNVVVNGLVLVNGSNADGVYAQSHGAAGNGNISVYVGDESVVQGGDESGAGVRIVDGANNTLTNYGLITTAKMHDVPYPFRNVNEVARNPQSSTSSTTTASGQRSETVTGRSTGVAAATPASVATASSGTSSARSTGVVARSVDTTAPSTAASSAATTTASAEPAVLGTWAQRPSLMPELRSTNVNGDGANVANDPTNLAASSVLSAPGSVRATATAAAASGTRMTAAHNGLSALTDLMNHNVDPLGLAGYVSTQSNPNDQDLAIWANAGTLTINNFGKIHGSIDLNGATGIFNNKGVFAPGAYVNFGGLGTLSNNGGIMSPGAGLFIGTTTLSGSLYQSAGSDYLVDLDLQNNRVDRFVVSGTASLAGTVDLQLYNMGAAAPGTYAKTIVTAGGGITDHSGLTLALPKSAVASFSLAYPDANDLQLGYTIDFAPRAKGALGANDVAFGEYVNRIQNAGSTTTLQPLAAGAFAQPSLGALQRYYAQATPSGTLAASPAALQTNLDFSGAMLGCRNGDRLASNESCSWGALGSQHAEQKGAYGSVGYAQSMSGVSSGFQRAIRDGRTLVGAALRYDTGALDAIAGQQLKGDAINVGVLAKRLIGRDGSVSASIVAGSANYASTRTPPVGGVHATAHGNQHTSYVGAHLRAERAIERGATTLTPFVDVGATRVNAGALDETGAGALDVRVGAHSETFATMQTGVSLATVRHAGSTTLRPALELSVTELVGNARSATSAALDGAPTGVAPFVLTNTLDRTRFNLGPSLSISQKNKLDVKVGGAYQFSGASHNLAGYVQIGKKI; encoded by the coding sequence GTGAACTTCGACGGCGTGCTCGGCACGTTCGGCAACGGCGCCGACGGGATCTTCGCGCAGAGCGCAGGGGGTCTGGGCAAAGGCGGCAACGTGAACGTCGTCGTGAACGGACTGGTGCTCGTCAACGGCTCCAACGCCGACGGCGTGTACGCGCAGAGCCATGGTGCGGCCGGCAACGGCAACATCTCGGTGTACGTCGGCGACGAAAGTGTCGTGCAGGGCGGCGACGAGAGCGGCGCGGGCGTGCGCATCGTCGACGGTGCGAACAACACGCTCACCAACTACGGTCTCATCACGACCGCGAAGATGCACGATGTCCCGTATCCGTTCCGCAACGTGAACGAAGTCGCGCGCAACCCGCAGTCGTCGACGTCGTCGACGACGACGGCGAGCGGTCAGCGCAGCGAAACGGTGACGGGGCGTTCGACGGGCGTCGCGGCGGCGACGCCGGCATCCGTCGCAACGGCGTCGAGCGGAACATCCTCCGCGCGTTCGACCGGCGTGGTCGCACGTTCGGTCGACACGACGGCGCCTTCGACTGCGGCGTCATCCGCTGCGACGACGACGGCGTCGGCCGAGCCGGCGGTGCTCGGCACGTGGGCACAGCGTCCGTCGCTGATGCCGGAACTGCGTTCGACGAACGTGAACGGCGACGGGGCGAACGTTGCGAACGATCCGACGAATCTTGCGGCGAGCTCGGTGCTTTCCGCTCCCGGCAGTGTGCGCGCGACCGCGACGGCTGCAGCTGCAAGCGGCACCCGCATGACCGCGGCGCACAACGGGCTCTCCGCGCTCACCGACCTGATGAACCACAACGTCGATCCGCTCGGCCTGGCCGGATACGTCTCGACGCAGAGCAATCCGAACGATCAGGATCTGGCGATCTGGGCGAACGCAGGAACGCTGACGATCAACAACTTCGGAAAGATCCACGGCTCGATCGATCTCAACGGCGCGACCGGGATCTTCAACAACAAGGGCGTGTTCGCGCCGGGTGCCTACGTGAACTTCGGCGGCCTCGGCACGCTCTCGAACAACGGCGGAATCATGTCGCCGGGCGCCGGGCTCTTCATCGGGACCACGACGCTCAGCGGCAGCCTCTACCAGAGCGCGGGATCCGACTATCTGGTCGATCTCGATCTGCAGAACAATCGCGTGGACCGCTTCGTGGTGTCGGGAACGGCATCGCTCGCCGGGACGGTCGATCTGCAGCTGTACAACATGGGCGCCGCAGCGCCCGGGACGTACGCCAAGACGATCGTGACCGCAGGCGGCGGGATCACCGACCACAGCGGGCTGACCCTCGCGCTGCCGAAATCGGCGGTGGCGTCGTTCAGCCTTGCGTATCCGGACGCGAACGATCTACAGCTTGGCTACACGATCGATTTCGCGCCGCGCGCGAAGGGGGCGCTCGGCGCGAATGACGTCGCGTTCGGAGAGTACGTGAACCGCATCCAGAACGCCGGCAGCACGACGACGCTGCAGCCGCTCGCGGCGGGCGCGTTCGCGCAGCCGAGCCTCGGGGCTCTGCAGCGGTACTACGCGCAGGCGACGCCCTCGGGGACGCTCGCGGCCTCGCCGGCTGCGCTGCAGACGAACCTCGACTTCTCCGGCGCGATGCTGGGCTGCCGCAACGGCGACCGGCTCGCATCGAACGAGAGCTGCAGCTGGGGTGCGCTGGGATCACAGCACGCCGAGCAGAAAGGCGCGTACGGTTCCGTCGGCTACGCGCAGAGCATGTCGGGCGTCTCAAGCGGCTTCCAGCGGGCGATCCGCGACGGCCGCACGCTCGTCGGGGCTGCGCTGCGCTACGACACCGGCGCGCTCGACGCGATCGCGGGGCAGCAGCTCAAGGGCGATGCCATCAACGTCGGGGTGCTCGCAAAGCGGCTCATCGGCCGCGACGGCAGCGTCTCGGCGAGCATCGTCGCCGGCTCCGCGAACTACGCCTCGACGCGCACGCCGCCGGTCGGCGGGGTGCACGCGACGGCGCACGGGAATCAGCACACCTCGTACGTCGGCGCGCACCTGCGGGCGGAGCGCGCGATCGAACGCGGTGCGACGACGCTCACGCCGTTCGTCGACGTCGGCGCGACCCGCGTGAACGCAGGCGCGCTCGACGAGACCGGTGCCGGTGCGCTCGACGTGCGCGTCGGCGCGCACAGCGAGACGTTCGCGACAATGCAGACCGGCGTCTCGCTGGCGACGGTCCGCCACGCGGGCAGCACGACGCTGCGGCCCGCGCTCGAGCTCTCGGTGACGGAACTCGTCGGCAACGCGCGCAGCGCGACGTCGGCGGCGTTGGACGGTGCGCCTACGGGCGTCGCGCCGTTCGTTCTCACGAACACGCTCGACCGCACACGCTTCAACCTCGGACCGTCGCTCTCGATCTCACAGAAGAACAAGCTCGACGTGAAAGTCGGCGGAGCGTATCAGTTCTCCGGCGCCTCGCACAACCTCGCCGGCTACGTGCAGATCGGAAAGAAGATCTAG